A genome region from Eurosta solidaginis isolate ZX-2024a chromosome 2, ASM4086904v1, whole genome shotgun sequence includes the following:
- the net gene encoding uncharacterized protein net isoform X1 — MANIKTAIPTATATTTSSSKNSSNENQFCMQLNASELTAIIMKGSPNSNDRDAGFCSGSSEGGDDLDRIDHARLEPSFPTSPTDITTEASEDSVEVKVTPIALVRNKRKSSEPSKVVDASVTATAAGSHASALSTAPLKKRIRYTSTTDSAVVLTPPTLVTPPPAQHDIWDPSQVLPHELMPNPAQVFVRHPGVTTLHRIPVVKVEEQVEPLALVAKKSTENERAAHTVTRALHTPMPCTNTTVTSEPAPSIYVPKKQQATAHSQQQTKFHASTESVPLALTTAHTITQHLSAAGASMSTQHDAQRSVAIAEQYKPSSAEEAPSGSCGTGSGSARPQQRNYKNMTRERRIEANARERTRVHTISAAYETLRRAVPSYSNAQKLSKLSVLRIACSYILTLSRMAGEDYSADGSEPTIADCFDAVTETIQTEGKIRKKKDE; from the coding sequence GTTCACCCAATTCCAACGATCGTGATGCCGGCTTCTGCTCAGGCAGCTCGGAGGGTGGCGATGATCTCGATCGCATCGATCATGCGCGCCTCGAACCCAGCTTCCCAACCAGCCCTACAGACATAACAACAGAGGCCTCTGAAGATTCAGTGGAAGTCAAGGTAACACCGATTGCGCTCGTACGCAATAAACGTAAAAGTTCGGAACCCTCGAAAGTAGTAGATGCATCCGTAACGGCAACAGCAGCGGGCTCTCATGCATCTGCACTATCGACAGCGCCGCTAAAGAAACGCATACGCTATACTTCGACCACTGATTCGGCTGTAGTGTTAACGCCTCCCACGCTTGTTACGCCACCACCAGCGCAGCATGACATCTGGGATCCTAGTCAAGTGCTACCTCATGAATTGATGCCAAATCCAGCGCAAGTATTTGTCAGACATCCAGGTGTTACGACGTTGCATCGCATTCCTGTAGTGAAGGTGGAAGAACAAGTGGAACCATTAGCGCTGGTCGCGAAAAAGTCCACAGAAAATGAACGTGCCGCGCATACGGTCACGCGCGCACTGCATACGCCAATGCCATGTACCAACACCACCGTCACCAGTGAACCAGCGCCATCCATTTATGTACCGAAAAAGCAACAAGCCACCGCACATAGTCAGCAGCAAACAAAGTTCCATGCCAGCACTGAATCCGTCCCACTAGCGTTAACAACAGCGCATACTATCACCCAGCACCTGAGTGCTGCAGGGGCGTCGATGAGTACGCAACACGATGCCCAACGATCTGTTGCAATAGCTGAGCAATACAAACCCAGTAGCGCTGAAGAAGCGCCAAGCGGTAGCTGTGGTACGGGTAGTGGTAGCGCGCGTCCTCAACAACGTAACTATAAGAATATGACACGTGAACGTCGTATTGAGGCAAACGCGCGCGAACGCACGCGTGTGCATACAATCTCAGCGGCTTATGAGACGTTGCGTCGTGCAGTGCCCTCATATTCGAATGCACAAAAGCTTTCAAAGCTCTCTGTGCTCCGTATCGCTTGTTCCTATATACTAACGCTGAGTCGCATGGCTGGTGAAGATTATAGCGCAGATGGTTCAGAACCAACGATTGCGGATTGTTTTGATGCGGTAACCGAAACGATACAGACTGAAGGCAAGATCAGAAAAAAGAAGGATGAATAA
- the net gene encoding uncharacterized protein net isoform X2 — protein MPLSVLWCNCKIAAASTTHAKLITSTKPCSSPNSNDRDAGFCSGSSEGGDDLDRIDHARLEPSFPTSPTDITTEASEDSVEVKVTPIALVRNKRKSSEPSKVVDASVTATAAGSHASALSTAPLKKRIRYTSTTDSAVVLTPPTLVTPPPAQHDIWDPSQVLPHELMPNPAQVFVRHPGVTTLHRIPVVKVEEQVEPLALVAKKSTENERAAHTVTRALHTPMPCTNTTVTSEPAPSIYVPKKQQATAHSQQQTKFHASTESVPLALTTAHTITQHLSAAGASMSTQHDAQRSVAIAEQYKPSSAEEAPSGSCGTGSGSARPQQRNYKNMTRERRIEANARERTRVHTISAAYETLRRAVPSYSNAQKLSKLSVLRIACSYILTLSRMAGEDYSADGSEPTIADCFDAVTETIQTEGKIRKKKDE, from the exons ATGCCATTAAGTGTTTTGTGGTGCAATTGTAAAATAGCAGCTGCGTCTACTACACACGCAAAGCTCATCACATCAACCAAACCATGCA GTTCACCCAATTCCAACGATCGTGATGCCGGCTTCTGCTCAGGCAGCTCGGAGGGTGGCGATGATCTCGATCGCATCGATCATGCGCGCCTCGAACCCAGCTTCCCAACCAGCCCTACAGACATAACAACAGAGGCCTCTGAAGATTCAGTGGAAGTCAAGGTAACACCGATTGCGCTCGTACGCAATAAACGTAAAAGTTCGGAACCCTCGAAAGTAGTAGATGCATCCGTAACGGCAACAGCAGCGGGCTCTCATGCATCTGCACTATCGACAGCGCCGCTAAAGAAACGCATACGCTATACTTCGACCACTGATTCGGCTGTAGTGTTAACGCCTCCCACGCTTGTTACGCCACCACCAGCGCAGCATGACATCTGGGATCCTAGTCAAGTGCTACCTCATGAATTGATGCCAAATCCAGCGCAAGTATTTGTCAGACATCCAGGTGTTACGACGTTGCATCGCATTCCTGTAGTGAAGGTGGAAGAACAAGTGGAACCATTAGCGCTGGTCGCGAAAAAGTCCACAGAAAATGAACGTGCCGCGCATACGGTCACGCGCGCACTGCATACGCCAATGCCATGTACCAACACCACCGTCACCAGTGAACCAGCGCCATCCATTTATGTACCGAAAAAGCAACAAGCCACCGCACATAGTCAGCAGCAAACAAAGTTCCATGCCAGCACTGAATCCGTCCCACTAGCGTTAACAACAGCGCATACTATCACCCAGCACCTGAGTGCTGCAGGGGCGTCGATGAGTACGCAACACGATGCCCAACGATCTGTTGCAATAGCTGAGCAATACAAACCCAGTAGCGCTGAAGAAGCGCCAAGCGGTAGCTGTGGTACGGGTAGTGGTAGCGCGCGTCCTCAACAACGTAACTATAAGAATATGACACGTGAACGTCGTATTGAGGCAAACGCGCGCGAACGCACGCGTGTGCATACAATCTCAGCGGCTTATGAGACGTTGCGTCGTGCAGTGCCCTCATATTCGAATGCACAAAAGCTTTCAAAGCTCTCTGTGCTCCGTATCGCTTGTTCCTATATACTAACGCTGAGTCGCATGGCTGGTGAAGATTATAGCGCAGATGGTTCAGAACCAACGATTGCGGATTGTTTTGATGCGGTAACCGAAACGATACAGACTGAAGGCAAGATCAGAAAAAAGAAGGATGAATAA